In Fimbriimonadales bacterium, a genomic segment contains:
- a CDS encoding response regulator, whose protein sequence is MYKILVIDDEEDVCRAVKRRLERQGYTVDTALSAAEGIEQIQSAPDPYDVIVTDMSMEDPEAGIHVLQAAFGRDIFAEVIVMTAYGNVKNAVECMKRGAFDYIEKNIPGVDVYELLTIKIEHALERRRQSVVAIKGWEHPARRR, encoded by the coding sequence ATGTATAAAATTTTAGTAATAGACGACGAGGAAGACGTTTGCCGCGCCGTAAAAAGAAGACTCGAACGCCAGGGGTACACGGTTGACACCGCTTTGTCGGCTGCGGAAGGAATAGAGCAGATTCAGTCTGCACCCGACCCGTACGACGTTATCGTTACCGACATGAGCATGGAAGACCCTGAAGCGGGGATTCATGTGCTGCAAGCGGCTTTCGGGAGGGATATTTTCGCTGAGGTCATCGTCATGACTGCCTACGGGAATGTGAAGAACGCTGTGGAATGTATGAAGCGTGGCGCTTTCGATTACATCGAGAAAAATATTCCCGGGGTAGATGTTTACGAATTACTCACGATAAAAATCGAGCATGCGTTAGAACGACGCAGGCAAAGTGTGGTGGCGATTAAAGGCTGGGAGCATCCTGCGAGAAGACGGTAA
- a CDS encoding prepilin-type N-terminal cleavage/methylation domain-containing protein: MHMQLKRKGFTLIELLVVIAIIAILAAILFPVFQEAKEAAKRTKCLSNFNQTNKALQEYASDWDEKSVLTNWIPCTASWCCSNTPIGPNRSWPQLAMSYITNWEVIRCPADPDATDQGLSIYPGCNNAGKTTYGNKEETQFAWATRTNHGLNSQYFCPEVIWADGKQGAAPISFSQVEAAGDCIMTLDSIWDRTSKGYPSGGGNWALDPPCRYFKDPASGATKDTFPLPGGISGFYWFGGWNPTADCAWNIFGGVFVFHQGKIMWTPCSNSTDHTWRHRNYGSVIVSFADSHNKLLRIDQIAQGCDVKNAWGGYVWDRDLYLWDLK; the protein is encoded by the coding sequence ATGCATATGCAACTAAAACGCAAGGGCTTTACCCTAATAGAGCTCCTCGTCGTAATAGCGATCATCGCTATTTTGGCTGCCATCCTCTTCCCCGTCTTCCAAGAAGCCAAGGAGGCTGCAAAGCGCACTAAATGCCTTAGCAACTTCAACCAAACAAACAAAGCGCTTCAGGAATACGCGAGCGATTGGGACGAAAAATCGGTGCTCACCAACTGGATCCCTTGTACTGCCTCATGGTGCTGTTCAAATACACCCATAGGCCCGAATAGGAGTTGGCCACAACTCGCAATGTCTTACATTACGAACTGGGAAGTCATCCGTTGTCCTGCCGACCCCGACGCTACAGACCAAGGGCTTTCTATTTACCCAGGTTGCAATAACGCCGGCAAAACCACATACGGCAATAAAGAGGAAACTCAGTTCGCCTGGGCAACGCGCACTAACCATGGTCTCAACTCCCAATACTTCTGTCCTGAAGTTATCTGGGCTGACGGCAAGCAAGGCGCTGCACCTATATCCTTCTCCCAAGTCGAGGCTGCAGGAGACTGCATCATGACCCTCGACAGCATTTGGGATAGAACCTCGAAGGGATATCCAAGCGGTGGCGGAAACTGGGCTTTAGACCCGCCTTGTCGTTACTTCAAAGACCCAGCATCCGGAGCAACCAAAGACACTTTCCCGCTTCCTGGCGGCATCAGTGGCTTTTATTGGTTCGGCGGTTGGAATCCGACCGCAGACTGCGCTTGGAACATCTTCGGTGGTGTCTTCGTGTTCCATCAAGGGAAAATCATGTGGACGCCATGTAGCAACAGCACCGACCACACCTGGAGACATCGCAACTACGGCTCGGTCATCGTATCCTTTGCGGATAGCCACAACAAACTTCTCCGCATAGACCAA